Part of the Ziziphus jujuba cultivar Dongzao chromosome 8, ASM3175591v1 genome is shown below.
ATAAGTTTCAGATATGTATCATagattacaatatataaatattgtaaacaATCAAGACTCAAGAGCATCAATACAAGTGTGAAGTATTCATTCCATACAATATTACTTTTCGTTCACTCTCTTTTGCATTTACTCAAATATGAATTCCAATCTCTTCTGgtgcttttatttattaataaattctaATTCTCTTTTTAGAAACTTCGTTCCTTCTTTAGTTTTCTTTCCtctcagtttttttttcttttttttttttttggtttttttcctatcttttttttttccaggatCTTAATCAGGGTTGCTTTGAAATTGTAacgattatttttttttttaaaaaaaaaaggtacataagtgcaatcgaaaaaaaaaaaaaaaagaagaaaaactcgctattaattaattaaaatcaaattgaagGTAGTGCATTATATCATAAAACTAATAGAGGAGTTCATTGGAAGTACTTAACAATATCCAGCACAACTAATACAATACATAGGGAGATCCATCATTGACAtgcaatttgaattcaaatataatGTTTCAACTCCAGAGTCCAAAACGACTTCTGACGCTGTTGCGAGGCTCAAGTCTTCTAGCTGTTGCGTATAACTTGGCCAGCAATAGAGAAGgtaaaataacaaagttgaagaAGCAAATAAGCAAGATGGGAATACCATAGCCAGTAATATAATAGTCTCCCTTGAAGATGTTGTGGTTTTGTATTCTGGGGATGACTGTCTTTATACCTTGGTCGAAGGCAAAAACCATCATGAAAAGTGAGACCATCGTAAGATATGCTGTCCAAGCAACTGGGAATAAAGTGACTGcgaatatttttccaaatagcGTGAGAAAAAAGTGGAGAAACAAGGACGTAGTAGATAGAACAAATGCAAATTGATCATAAAATAGAAACTTTTTGAATTCTCTACTTCCATGGAGAACTGGTAGCCCTTGGTCGTTGTAACCACCGGGCATTGCGAAAGCAGCCGCAAAAGTGGCGGTAGCTATGATTGTTGCTACCAGTAAATTGAGGTTGGAGAAATCGTTCATCATATTTCCAAATCCTCCTTCATTTTTATATGGCTTCTTCTTGCCTGTTGATACCATTACCATCCTTTTAAGTTGTTTCCTAGTGCTTTCTTCGTTTCCTTCAACTTGtatttcatcttttttcttttccttactctctgcttcatttgtttttgttgtatccACCTTCTGTTCAGAACGTGGTGGTAAAACAACTTCTATCTCCAAACCCAACATGATCTTCAACTGGACCACATGCATGTATGTAATCCATTACACTTTTCAATTATATCAATCatcttgaaaatatttattaatgccAACACACATGTCTTTGGATTCGTGAAATTAACCAGTACTATAATTGGTTTCAGAAAGGAAGATTAGCATAGAGACAAAAAGTACTACAAcactaaacatatatatatatacatacatatatatatgtagatacattATGATTAAATTATGGGGTTAAATAGATACATAAGACaccttaattatatattgacaTTATAAATAACGACCCCAAACCATaccttttttttcaataaaaagtgaacaaacgcaaaaaaaaaactttaaaattacatgaatattagtatttcttttcaaaaataaagaattataaaTCAAATGATCGAATtgctctatataaatataagagaAATGACTATATCTATATGAAATGTATTATTTCACCACTTCTacgtttattcttttaatttcttaatgtcATACttaataaatattctttttttccaaAGTTAATTCTTGGCAAATGATGTATTATGTATACCCTAAAATATTCCCTATTGTACATCTGAGTcatattatatcatatatgcATATCAATTAGATGATGTAAGCCATGCATTCATATATAGTTCTATTTTTGCATGTGTGCCAGAAAACTTACAATTTCAGTATCCTCTAGCTCTTTGTTTGATAGGATTATGTCAACAAATGTCTTTTTGTCCTTGTTTGTGGCTCCTTTGTCAATTCTTGAGTCTTTTGTAAGAAttcttaaaatttgaaaatctcctaCAGTAGCGGCTACATGCAAAGCTGTATTTCCTTTATTATCTTTCAGGTTTATAAGATCCTGAAATGCCATGGCCTGTTTTAGGAAAAATTTCACCGCCATTTCCTTTCTACTTTCCACCGCAATATGAAGAGCTGTCTGACCGTTGTTATCCAACAACTCACAAACTTCTGGGCAACTTTCCATCAGCGCTTTAATGACAGCATTATGTCCTTTCTTTGCTGCAATGTGAAGGGCAGACATACCTTCTTTATTCCTAGCAAAAGGAAGGCTCTTCCTACCTTTCTTCAAAAATTGTTCAACAAGCTCCTCGTTGCCAATATGTGCGGCATAGTGAAGAGGAGTCCATCCAAAATCATCAGCTTGTTCTAGTGTTAAATCCTGAACTTTTTTCAGTACCCGAAGCCCAAAACCTACACAGGAATCGACAAATTGTAGATTCGGGCTAATTAGTTAAGgaaagtatatatttatataacatatGTACTCAAATGCACTTCAATACGCATCTAACTTACATTGTTTTAATTGAAGGGAGACTAAATGTCCAATTGAgatcttcaatttttatttttctttgcaacAGCTAGAGAACTAAAAAATTGTTTAACGGTCGACTGAAAGAGGGACATATGTGCATCCCACATTTTGactattttgtataaaatatacataGGTGGTAAAAATGGCAGCCATTGATTCTATTTTTGCAGCCTCAAAGATGCAAAGATGacagacaaagaaaaaaagaaaaagaaaaaaggcttgGGACGCTgcctttaattaaaaaaatctgttttgtctgcctttgaaataataaaagaaatattcacTTATTAGAACGGCAGTCAAACTGTAATTTTTTGACAATTCTTTTTTCTACAATTTCatatattgcaaaaaaattgaaaagagttaatttcaattcaaaaaaattgaaaagagttAATTtcattgcaaaaaaattgaaaagagttAGTTTCATGCACCTTCAcaaaagtttattttaaatacaatttgatCTTtctgatttaaaaatattataaatctcCTCTCTAAGCCATTATATTCTTTCCTTTCATTCACACTAAaccaattaatatcatttgcACCCCCTActatatttaaaactttaatttgaTTCATTCATCTGAtctaaaaaatatcataaatctttcttccaattttaaaagtcattaattttctttactGATTGTTTCCTTCACACCTCTCCGATATCATTTACGTCTCTTATAAAAGTgctaattgtaattttaaaatcataatgattaaattgtaatttgtgAAAACCATAAGGAGCAAGATGAAATATAGCCAAATAAAAATCAAGGTcaattgaaagattttaaaacatTAGTCTTCTgatgtaaataataaaattggaagGAAGTAAAGTGAATTTGATCTTTATATACAGACCAATGTTTTTGACAAATCTCTCCATCATTAAAATTTCCTAATTATTGAACTCTAACATAATGGCATGacaaatttttatatgttgtGAACATACTTCCCACCTAATTATGTTGAGAACATATTACTGTGATAATGTTAAGAGTTACCATTTGTcaaactaaatttatatttttaaatcattatttcaaATGACACCCTTAATAATTGATATGGTAGTGACGTTATATTAGAGCATATTCCTAATGgaacataattaaaaataatattaatattgtagTTTAATATGACATTgacacaagttttttttttccttttttttttttttttttggtaaagacATTACACAAATTTAGTGAAGCaaccttttctaaattttgaaggccaaaaaaaaaaaaaacaataaataaacccCTTTCTTAATTacgccatttttttttatatatatatttttcttagcaGGTGTTCTGCTCAAGCGTTAAGAAAGATCGATTTTTGGTCTTGTAATGACTATTCATGATCATGAATAAAATGGGAAAATAAAAGAACCAAATGTTGacaaattaagttcaaatatttccattttttttttaaaaaaaatttacacggTTAGGGTGtagatttaatattatatatcaacaaaaaggagaaaaattcaAAGTTTTGAGGAGGAGGATTTCACTTAGATCTAGCTGAACCTAAGACATTGAGATGCATTCATAATAGTTCTTACCACCATGCTGAGCCTACAATACAatgaataaattcataaatacactaatttaaaattttaaaagcttttGGACTCTATTAACCTTACTTATAAACATGAGAAATATTCGATGTGAGGGCAAATAAGAAAAGGTATTATTATTTGAGTCAAATAATAAAGTTGATTAAAGGCAAACCCaccttttgtgtgtgtgtgtgtgtgtgtgtgtgtgtgtgtgtgtgtgtatcaaTCAATCTTTcatcataatattttaatagatttttcatCAGGactttacttattaattttttttaccttcaaTCGCTTAAACTAAAACAGATGTATTTgagtttttatataaattaagtaaaatattaaaatcctaaGACAACAAAGTTAAAGGATatatatctaatttaaaatttaaaagattttaaaagtatttaaaagtttatagatatttgatttagattttaaaagggtCTATATAAGttcaatgatattcaatttaaattttaatagattttataaaaatctattaaaatccatatgtatttaattaggactttgtttaaaatttaaagatattcaaaaatttattgaaattatgaaaaaaaattatcaatataaaattcgtATTGATctcaaaaattttattggattcttataattttttttataaaatctatgaaattacataataatccatcaaattttttttaaatttataatttattttaaatttattaaattttaaattgaatacaaactgtatttttaaatttctacttaaaaaaaaatcaaataacttATAAATAAGATACtgataaaaaatccattaaaacattatgataaaaaactgactaatatatttatatatatataaatattttattaagcgGATATCGGCACAGAATCAAattctgtatatatacatgacaTTCAATTTTTCCAGGAGCTTGATATtctcaatttatataaaataaaggttTACACGGGGAGAGCCGAGTGGACATTCTAGTCTCTTATCCCtcgtatcaatatatatatatatatagagagagagagagagagagagatgcaaTTAAATGTTTTAGCAATGGAAGACAACGATAAATGTAACGAGAATTTATGTCTTGAAGGAAAAGAATGCTTTTACCTGTCTTTTTGTTGTCAAGTATACGTGACCAAAAAAGTCTACGTACGATGGTTCTTCCCAGTAAATAATCGAGGATAATCCTAACACTCCACAGTGAATCACACTCTTCCCAAGTTAAAGGTACAGGACCTACAAGGAATATTGGAAACGGACAGAATCTTTAGTCCAACTGATATccaaactttttcttttcttttttttcatactTCTAAAATAAGGAGGAGTGAAAATTTTTTTCAGATGGAAAGTTTATTCTTGGTTTTTATCAATAGATCCAACTTACAGATACATAGTTCAATAGTTCAGTGGTTTTACTTTTACCAATAAACTCATAAATTAGCAGCATTTACATATGATCCTCTTTagcaatatttgttttttaaatgaaactgtaaattattatttttgtatatttagaatttaaaaatgggaacggaaaataatttttaaaacagtttgataaaaatgagaatgataaaatttataaagaccttattttttcgataaatattttattacaaataaatttgtagaagaaaaaattttatttagattctTTTAGTTTTAtcctaattataattaaatcctatgcttttaacaaattatcatcatatatatttatcaggttttataaattattttaaaccatTAAAGATCAtatacttatatttttataatattattatttaattataaaatatacgtCTTTAACattcttttattaaattaattgagaaAACCTAATAATTAGTCTactttgataataataaaagaaggttaatgttttaataataatttttcaaaaacatagaTTATAAGTATAATTACAACAAAACTACGaaatttaaatggaaattttcctTTATAAAAAAACTTATTACAAATAAATGATGCCAATTCCAATGTATGATTGAATATCTATAGTGGATACTACAAATAAGAATAACATAaactattaataatttattatatgttgTTATAGATTATAAGGATGGCGAGTAATATGTATCAGGCTAACACTTGTAATTAACAGttaaataacagaaaaaaatgttaataaaatttgcaaaaaaCTTGTGTGGTGTATCATTTAACAAGAAAACAATACTtacaaatttcattaaaaaaatagtgtTTAGCGAGAAAAAGATGCAAAATGTaaccattaaaatttttaataagtgCTATTAATTAAAGTGGAAGTGAaactatgaatatatatatatatatatatatctacatacatatagatgtaaagaaaaaaggaaaaagacaaagattttccattttgtacataattatatataccacTAATTCATAAAACTatcaaaattttacaataaaactaaaatatattttgtaattaaaaagattaaatatgGGAAAGtatgaaagaataaaagaaaagaaattaatgttATAGGGGATCAAGTCGTTAGTGATGATATACTAACGTCTTTTGGAGCGAATGGCGGCTACGTGCAAGATGTTCATGCCGTTCCTTCCTTGATAAGAGCAGTTTGGAGCATTGTCCAGAATATGGCTGGCAACTTGGTGAAAGCATCTATCCGCCGCCATGAAAAGAGGAGAGTCTCCTTCACCATTTACTATGGACGCCAAATCAGGGTCTTCTTTAATTAGTAACTTAACAACTTCCAAGTGATTATGGCGAACAGCTTCATGGAGCGCTGTATCTTTCTCATTGTTCTTCATGGTCAATAGCCTCTTGTTTTGCTCAACATCTGTCTTTCTTGTCATTTCCACTAGAATTCTTACAGTTTCCAGATGCCCTGACTTTGCTGCAGTGTGAAGTGGAGTGTTTCCTTCATTGTTTTGATCGTAAAGAAAAGGCAACAGATTGTCATCTTCTCTAAGTCGCCTTAGCTTCCCAGATTTAGCTGCTATATGAAGAATAGTGTTGTTTTGGCCGCGTGATCTGATGTTGTCCACATTACCAAACAGATTGCGGTTGCTTAATCCTTTAATTGCAGCATTATACAATTCACTATCCATCGCAAGCTACCTTGCTATATTTTCGATCCAGTCTCAACTTTGtccctctctctcactctctctctctttctctctctatatatatatatatatatacacatatatgtattatcTTTAACCATGATTATGTAAAAGAATAACTAGAGTTGATCATTTGAATGGTCAAAATATTGAAACATGTACGGTTGTCTTTTTAAATCTAGAAAAATCTAATTGAAGCTATTCGGCTTTGCAGGTGCAATAAATTGGCAATATCTGACATGATCTGTTATTATGATATAAATTCACACGAACAATTTAATATTCAAGTTTAATTAATAGGAATCGAATTAATAATAGATCAATTCATTTACATCCATTACATTAACTGAACATGATGAAGATCTATTTTATCTGTTAAAAGAggcattttaataattatattataggtAGAAAAATAAACCTAATGTTATGATTATAATTATAGTGCTTtaaacaatttatatttataatttattttttcttaaaaaaattctaattttcttatctttagtctgtaataataattatcattttctatttgtttaaatatattttgatagttaaaaacaaaaaacaaaaaaaaaaaatttgggtaaaataaattttatatataaatacagtGTAAAGAGAAATTGTAACCGTGTTAAAAAGCAGCGCTCgttgattaatattttcatgGCATATGAAAAACCGACTTATACTAGTTAATCCAAAAAAGCATCAATCATGTATCACATGGGTGAAAAAAAGTTACAGTGCCCTCGGAAGTTGTGCTCCTCTCGATCAGAGACATATGGGGCCCACACAGGATAGTTATATCTGATTGGGACAGGAAGGTTATTTCTCCACACAGGATAGTTATTTCTCTTTTGGACTATTCCTACCTTGAAaacttctatttatttttatttttatatttctaaacaAAATTCTGAAtcttatttcattaaaaaataaacaataaatatttttgcgtCCTTGTTTTCCTAAAcagtgataaatatatattttttttaattcccttcattttttttttaatctttttatcttcattttggtattattttatttttttccatcagtttttaattttaccttttttatttttccccttaCCTTTCATTTTTTACTCTTACCGCCACTGGCCTCCCATGAAGGTTGCCCAAGGTCAATGAATCTTAAGGATTTAACAGCTGTATGAGTAttaatttcaaaccctaaagaaaataaaaatggctaaaaaaattgaaaaggaaaaaagaaaaattaaaggtttatttattattttatatataaatgaagtGTAAAGAGATATTTTAATCGTGTAAAAAGCGACACTCGTTGTTGTAACATTTTCATGGGATATGGAAAAACCCACTTATACTaattaatcccaaaaaaaaaacaccggATCAAGTATCACATGGGTGAAATAAATTTACAATGCTCTCGGGTACTGTGCTCCCCTCTATCACAAACATATGGGGCCACGTCCTATGTGCTCCACGTAAGCATTAGAAATTTTCTCCACAGGGTAGACATGGGGTAATTATATATGATTGGGACAGATGCATTTTCACCCAGCATCGAGCTAACAACTCATAAAgcacattaattttaattttagtacaTTTTACCTTTACTGCAGAAATACATTGATAACGTAACCAACATCGAGCTACCATGACATAAATCACGCATAGTCAAGGAAAAGAATTACTTGTTAAGCTCGTTGTCAAAAATCATTGCGAAATAACTGATTAATACTTTTCAAATGCCGCCCCATGACATAGATTGGATGAGAATGGAGATCGTGGATAAGAAAAATGCAAGTAAATCACAGACGATGGAAAAATGTGAATTCTATTTTTCCCTTCATGTAACAGATATGTCTTCATTGCTGTTTGCTAGGCTTACAATGTAAAATCTCATATCAACTGGAAAGAGGAGGAATGAAACATAACTAATAAGGCtgtgaatatttttttcttgtgaaCACATTCTCATGAGAGAAGTACAACGGATAGGATTGGACTCACCATTTAGCTTCCAAAACGAACAATATCTTAATTGGGCCTGAGAAGGCCCGGATCAGTGGGACTGACAGGTGAGGGATGGGACTCCTAACTATTAGGACGCCAAAGCTAaggttttatatcatttttctcCTTCAATACATTGGAAGCACAAGGCCAATATAGTGAACTAGCGATTTTTCTCcggttttatatcatttttctcCTTCAATACATTCGAAGCACAAGGCCAATATAGTGAACTAGCGATACTAATTACAcgatactataaaaaaaataaaaaaaaaaataaaatactataaaaaagtaaaaataaaataaaaaatgtttgcGAAAAGAAAGCTgcaacattgaaaataaagcatCTGTTAAAATGCTAAAAAGATACGAtgctttaagaaaaaataagcgacgtaaaaaatttatgattgaAAATATTAGCTAATGCTTTTACAAATAAAGCatcgataaaaataatttatattggaaGAAGTTTTGGTGATAAAATCGTCAgctattataattttgttttgtaatttatacatattttatttaattttaaaagtgtaaagaaaaataactatattaaaaaagcatataataaaataactatattaaggaagtatataatattttttattttatatattaataaaaagtttaattaaaaaagccttctttaaaatcatcaaataaaatcatcaaatagTTATCTTTTTTAACTGAAAAACTATcacatttgtttttaaataaaattagttacaaataTCGATTAAtgtgattttcaaattttcaaattaatttttgtaaaatcatcaaaaaaaaatttgaaaaaaaaaaagcaaataaaacattaaaagtaattttattttactaaacACATAAGAATAATTTAAATTGCCACTTAAAGGTGTGAACGATTTAATGAAAATCTGAgtgatgtttttatatttattccaaACTGTAGAAGGTGTAAGTGAAATATTCCCAATTAAAATCtaattgaattatgttatgCCTACAACAAAAAAATGGACAAGCTCAAAATATGTACTTATTAAAACTAAACCAacactgttaaaaaaaaaaaaaattttaaaaatcttaacAAGGGTTAGTTGTGAAATCCTACATCGGTTGCAAAGGTGAACAAAatactccttataagtgggtgtggatatctttcccttgtgaggccttttaaaactttgagggttgggttgtaagaggattctccaggcccaaagaggacaatatcgcatgcggttggactgggctgttatagGGGAAGATTGTGAAGTTCTACATCCGTTGAAAatgggaacgaaacactccttataagtgagtgtggataccttttatttgcgagaccttttaaaatattgagagttggattgtaagaggattccccagatccaaagaggacaatatcgcatgagGGAGAGCTGGATTGTAAGAGAATTTTCCAgatccaaagaggacaatatcgcatgagGGAGGGTTAGGTTGTAAGAGATACctcttgcgaggccttttaaaacattgAGAGTTGGATTGTAAGAACCTTTTTTTTGCGAGACCTTTTAAAATATTGAGAgttggattgtaagaggattccccagatccaaagaggacaatatcgcatgagGGAgagctggattgtaagaggattctccagatccaaagaggacaatatcgcatgagggagggttgggttgtaagagatacctcttgcgaggccttttaaaacattgAGAGTTGGATTGTAAGAGTATTCCCCAGAtctaaagaggacaatatcgcataaaggagggttgggttgtaagagatACCTCttacgaggccttttaaaacattgAGAGTTGGATTGTAAGAGAATTCTCCAGATCCAAAATATTGAGAGTTGGATTGTAAGAGAATTTTCCAGATCCAAAGAGAACAATATCGCATGAGGGAgagctggattgtaagaggattccccagatccaaagaggacaatatcgcatgagggagggttgggttgtaagagatacctcttgcgaggccttttaaaacattgAGAGTTGGATTGTAAGAGTATTCCCCAGATCCAAAGAGAACAATATCGCATGAGGGAGGgttggattgtaagaggattctccagatctaaagaggacaatatcgcatgtagGTGGACTGAGCTGTTACATTAGCTCCCCATGGTAAGGGAAGGTGCTCCGGTCCTTACAAATAGTATGTGAAAATATTCCTAAGCCATCGAA
Proteins encoded:
- the LOC107412787 gene encoding ankyrin repeat-containing protein ITN1-like → MSALHIAAKKGHNAVIKALMESCPEVCELLDNNGQTALHIAVESRKEMAVKFFLKQAMAFQDLINLKDNKGNTALHVAATVGDFQILRILTKDSRIDKGATNKDKKTFVDIILSNKELEDTEILKIMLGLEIEVVLPPRSEQKVDTTKTNEAESKEKKKDEIQVEGNEESTRKQLKRMVMVSTGKKKPYKNEGGFGNMMNDFSNLNLLVATIIATATFAAAFAMPGGYNDQGLPVLHGSREFKKFLFYDQFAFVLSTTSLFLHFFLTLFGKIFAVTLFPVAWTAYLTMVSLFMMVFAFDQGIKTVIPRIQNHNIFKGDYYITGYGIPILLICFFNFVILPSLLLAKLYATARRLEPRNSVRSRFGLWS
- the LOC132804939 gene encoding uncharacterized protein LOC132804939, producing MDSELYNAAIKGLSNRNLFGNVDNIRSRGQNNTILHIAAKSGKLRRLREDDNLLPFLYDQNNEGNTPLHTAAKSGHLETVRILVEMTRKTDVEQNKRLLTMKNNEKDTALHEAVRHNHLEVVKLLIKEDPDLASIVNGEGDSPLFMAADRCFHQVASHILDNAPNCSYQGRNGMNILHVAAIRSKRRPVPLTWEECKSLGDARVKLTYLLPRTISRILFCSGRLDIAKTGKSILFLQDINSRYIYSSPPLLKHLVGSLYLFFIFYFWLGCILLFIYRYICRVVL